CTCACCAATCTCGCCACCTTCAGTTTTGGTTTTGTTTTATTTTGGTTCTTCCCTTCACTCATATCTCACGATATCACATGGGCTTATCTTTTTATGATTCAACTCTTTGATACTTATTATTATGTGATTCATGTTGCTGTCAGCTAATGCACAGATGCCAAGTTATTCACATCTAGAAAGGCTTATACAGCAGGCAACTGTAGTTAGGCAGTGCTTGAACGAAGAACTTGGAAAGGTAAATTGAATCTATTTTGCTTCGTTTTGTTCATGTATAAATTCTACTCAGGTTACATAGTTTGTTAAGTAATGTCTTCTTTATCCAATAATTGGACTATTTTATTAAGTATGATTcacatttaaatttaattttaaaattatattTGCCTCCTAATTACCTGGAACTTTATTTTCAGGATGTACAACCACCGTTTTCTTTGAAGGAATTTATGAAGAGCTAGGTCTGCAATCTTCATTTCTACAGCAAAGTTTTTGTGTTTGATTTCAGTGTCATGGGTTCTGATGCGTGCCAAAGTTTGGTATGTTGGAGTAGCTGTTTTTCAGATCGTTTTGTGTTTAGTTGAGATGTCATCTCCCCTAATCTTGCGTCTCAACTCATGAATCTTTGCCTGTATAAACCCGTTGTAATTTTGATCTTGTGTTTGGGTTGAGTCAGGGTGGAAAAATTACTATCGtcaatcaatacttcaaattcttaGCAGCCAATGTAGAGATTCATTTGTAAGAACCAGGGGCTTCTTTCTTTGAGAGTGTGCAAGTGCAAACGCGCAATATTATtagtcttttatttttatttttaattattggtGTATAAATCAGTTCTGAATCCATTTATGAATTTAAAAAGGGTAATGATATGCTGATATTTCATGGTACCTTTTAGTAAATTTACCGCATTATGAATTCTGTATCAATACAACATTTTAATGCACCATCTTAGTGGATTAATCAaaacttataaaacttataatGGATATATCATCATGTTTAACTATCATCTTAAATAGTCTTAACtaggaaacccgaatcgcattacaggaacccGATCCATTAACCATCCGAGGGGGaggcggaccgggtttgaatcTTGAATGGATCCGGGAAAAAACCCCCTGAggtcaatctggatatccatatttcaggcagattaattaataggatgggcaGAGCGAGGCTCGAACTCATGACCTAACCCCCAGTCCCAACACACAAGGTGAAGGGGATgccgttgaagcaatgcttcgttggcagagacaatcgtatatatcaaaattAATTCGCAGTAGTATATAATTTGCGTTAAAAAAACAAAATCAAATGGGGATTATACATTTATACACTCACAAAAGAACCTCAACAGGTTCAAGAAAAATGATAATTAAAGTAAAAATCATAAGTTTGAAACCGAATGTTTGATACTCGTATGATATTTACAGCCAAAAAAGAtatgttaatatatttatttatttcaaaaCAATTTGCGCCATATTCTATCCACACACCAAACACACCCGCGAACTGAAGCAAGGTCCAATTTACCGGTGCCGTAATATGATAACCCCTGTCGTTACGGTCCGTTCACCGCCGTCACCGTCTCCGTTTCTCGGAACCTCTATCTTTCACCATCAATTACAAACCTTGTCTCACCATCTACTTCCTCTCAATTATAGGTATAGTCTTACATAACTATTTGCAGGTTTTTGTTTTCTTACATCTCTATGCATATCTTGTAATCATTAGCGTCTAATCTTATACGTTTAActctttatattatattattattatgtatcatGAAATTAACACTGTTAGACGGTAAGTACATGTTTAAATTTCTAGGGTTTTGTTGTATCATATCAAATTGAGCCTCTGTATAGACTTCTAGTAAAATTACACGCTCGCAAATTGGATACTGCGCATGTTATAATGTTCGTTGATACTGAATTCGATTATAGTTTCGCTATTTGACCATAAATGTCATCTGTATACTGAACTGAATTATGTggtaataagcataataacaatgtGTAACAACTGCAATTTATAGTTTCAGCAGTTGGAATGTGCAAAAAAACGTTCCGAATAAATTCGGACGCCGTACGTTAAAGTGCGGACTTGCTAAAACTAAAGACCAGCCATCTCCAAGCTTAGAGAGTCTTTCAAGAGAACCTCACAAGTATTTCGATCAAGCGAACATAACGGTTCGTGCTGGAGACGGAGGTCACGGTGCAACTTTTAGTATGCGTGATCAAAAGGCCGTTTCAAAGTCGTTGACCAAAGAGGAAAAAGCGAAAGCAAGGATAAAAGGTGCTTATAAACGGGACTTTGACGGTTCGCTTATTTTACCAATGGGTGGACATGGAGGGGATGTTGTGATTTATGCTGACGAGGCGAAAGATACGTTGTTGGATTTTCATAATAAGGGTCGATATAATGCAAAACGTGGTGGAAATGTTGATAAAATGGGTGGATTTAGTTCTTTAGTGAGAAATGGATTAGCTGCCCCAACGTTGCGTATTCCGGTACCTTTAGGTTTGACATTTATTTATTTTGCGCCTTTTTATCTTTTTTTACGTCTTTTATGTACGTGGACAATTGCATTAAAAGAAAACACAGTTTTGTCTGATTTCTATTGCATGGGTGAGAACGAAGATGATTACTCGATGCTGAAATTAGACCACTTTTGGCTACCTTTTTATGCAATTTTTTCTACTTTATAATCTGATTCTAGCTTGGTTTTGTGTATTAACAGGTACTGTTGTAAAACACAAACGAGGCAAGTTTTTAGCTGATTTAGCTCGTCATGGTGATGAAATTCTTGTTGCTAGGGGTGGTCAAGGAGGGGTGAGTATTCCTTGTTAAACTTGAATCTTCGAGTGAAATTTTAACAATATGAATGGTTATTGCATCTTAAGTCACCTAGAATTTGTTAATAATTCATTGTCATAAATTCTTTTTCAGCCATATAATTCTTTTAATCGTGATTTTCTTGATACATAACCTGCATTGACCGTTACGATATCATGTTTTCTTGCAAGGAGAATGATTATTGTTTTTAAACACACACTCGCTCTATCCCCAGATAGATGATGCATATTCTCCGCTTGAAATTAAGCATTGATTACGATTTTTATATTCATATAACCATAAGCCACAATCAACATAGCATTCACAAAGCTTTAAGTTAATAGTTTCATCAACCCTTATAAAAGATTGTTTCGTGATGGTTCTTTTTGTACGATATGACTTGTGAGGTACAcgaagttttcttttaaaaatgtttaaGTAACACACTGACACTCTCAGTTGATTCATAACCATTAAAAGAGAATCATcaaatatatatttgtaaaatcatattttataatttattaattccTCAAATGTGATAAAATCTCCAAAAACATGTGGCTATTTTGTATAAGGACGTTATTCCTTTCCGTGTGGCAGATTAGTCTATTAGAATTGCCGGAACATAAAAAGAAGAAGATGATGGATTTGACAACAAATGTGATGAGGGATGAAAATGATAAGGTAAAGCTCAGCGTAACAGTATTTTTGTTATATCTCATTAACCGTGCTTACTCTATTCTTCCGATAAATCAATTTttgttttttctattttttttcacTCTGAAAAGTGGGCAATAAATTTACATAACATATGACAATAAAAAATTCACAATCTAAGGTGGTCCTGCAGGTGTTGGTTATTGGTCAACCTGGGGAGGAGGTCACTTTGCAGTTAATACTGAGAGTTGTCGCGGATGTTGGTCTTGTTGTAAGTATATTC
This window of the Rutidosis leptorrhynchoides isolate AG116_Rl617_1_P2 chromosome 7, CSIRO_AGI_Rlap_v1, whole genome shotgun sequence genome carries:
- the LOC139857548 gene encoding probable GTP-binding protein OBGC2 isoform X2, producing MITPVVTVRSPPSPSPFLGTSIFHHQLQTLSHHLLPLNYSWNVQKNVPNKFGRRTLKCGLAKTKDQPSPSLESLSREPHKYFDQANITVRAGDGGHGATFSMRDQKAVSKSLTKEEKAKARIKGAYKRDFDGSLILPMGGHGGDVVIYADEAKDTLLDFHNKGRYNAKRGGNVDKMGGFSSLVRNGLAAPTLRIPVPLGTVVKHKRGKFLADLARHGDEILVARGGQGGISLLELPEHKKKKMMDLTTNVMRDENDKVLVIGQPGEEVTLQLILRVVADVGLVGLPNAGKSTLLSAITLARPDIADYPFTTLMPNLGRLEGDPSLGAGKFSSEATLADLPGLIEGAHLGKGLGRNFLRHLRRTRMLVHVVDAAAQDPVYDYRIVKEELRMYNPEYLERPYVVVLNKIDIPEAKDRLPFFIEEIQKIGTEESTGQTSLNFERPVQSSSDEGGLSDTVSISISNEDKKIKEIDEFPQPVAVVGVSVLKGRNIDELLREIRSALRRCQQSE
- the LOC139857548 gene encoding probable GTP-binding protein OBGC2 isoform X1, which codes for MITPVVTVRSPPSPSPFLGTSIFHHQLQTLSHHLLPLNYSFSSWNVQKNVPNKFGRRTLKCGLAKTKDQPSPSLESLSREPHKYFDQANITVRAGDGGHGATFSMRDQKAVSKSLTKEEKAKARIKGAYKRDFDGSLILPMGGHGGDVVIYADEAKDTLLDFHNKGRYNAKRGGNVDKMGGFSSLVRNGLAAPTLRIPVPLGTVVKHKRGKFLADLARHGDEILVARGGQGGISLLELPEHKKKKMMDLTTNVMRDENDKVLVIGQPGEEVTLQLILRVVADVGLVGLPNAGKSTLLSAITLARPDIADYPFTTLMPNLGRLEGDPSLGAGKFSSEATLADLPGLIEGAHLGKGLGRNFLRHLRRTRMLVHVVDAAAQDPVYDYRIVKEELRMYNPEYLERPYVVVLNKIDIPEAKDRLPFFIEEIQKIGTEESTGQTSLNFERPVQSSSDEGGLSDTVSISISNEDKKIKEIDEFPQPVAVVGVSVLKGRNIDELLREIRSALRRCQQSE